A genomic segment from Nicotiana tabacum cultivar K326 chromosome 7, ASM71507v2, whole genome shotgun sequence encodes:
- the LOC142182614 gene encoding uncharacterized protein LOC142182614: MAPEIVAETPAAKIDHTHPLFFQPSDIPGLVLIPIQLKGLENYGLWSRSMRLALKAKRKLRFVTGACVKEAFEKNLHEEWETCNAIVHSWIMNSASTDLLSGIIYASDAHAVWEDLQERFDKVNRVRVFQLHRSISRLSQGADSVDVYFTKLKELWAEYDVLVPYPDCGCPKSKEHMALLQQQRLMQFLDGLNDTYDQARRQILMKTT; the protein is encoded by the coding sequence ATGGCACCAGAAATAGTAGCAGAAACACCGGCGGCGAAAATCGATCACACTCATCCTCTCTTCTTTCAACCTTCAGACATACCTGGATTGGTTCTAATCCCAATTCAGCTCAAAGGATTGGAGAATTATGGGTTATGGAGCAGATCGATGCGCCTTGCTCTCAAGGCCAAGCGGAAGCTAAGGTTTGTAACAGGAGCGTGTGTAAAGGAGGCATTCGAGAAGAATCTCCATGAGGAGTGGGAGACTTGCAATGCGATAGTACACAGCTGGATTATGAACTCTGCTTCGACAGATCTGCTTAGTGGAATCATCTATGCATCGGATGCTCATGCAGTTTGGGAAGATCTACAGGAGCGATTTGATAAAGTGAATCGAGTTCGAGTTTTTCAATTACACAGATCGATCTCGAGACTTTCTCAAGGAGCTGATTCTGTGGATGTATATTTCACAAAATTGAAGGAACTATGGGCAGAGTATGATGTTTTAGTGCCATATCCGGACTGTGGTTGCCCAAAATCCAAAGAGCACATGGCTCTTTTACAGCAACAAAGACTTATGCAGTTTCTAGATGGATTAAATGATACATATGACCAAGCTCGTCGGCAAATTTTGATGAAAACAACTTAA